In one Acomys russatus chromosome X, mAcoRus1.1, whole genome shotgun sequence genomic region, the following are encoded:
- the LOC127185573 gene encoding chromodomain Y-like protein: MNTGPTKEMAQQQPLTVKKKPPGKQLHFSVRLTEGSSRFRDIVVRKQDGFTHIFLSTKSSKNNSLNLEVMNEIQNALNKAAADDSNLVLLGAIGHVFCSGLDFDYFKQRLLVDKKRESIKMAEAIKSFVNIFIQFKKPLIAAVNGPAIRLGASMLPLSDVVWTHEKACFQTPYIHFGQSPDGCSSFTFARIMGEASAYEMLLNGQKLTAQEACEKGLVSQVFWPQTFTQEVMIRIKELTSSNALVLTESKALVRLDTKF, encoded by the exons ATGAACACTGGCCCTACaaaagagatggcccagcaacAGCCGCTGACTGTCAAGAAAAAGCCTCCTGGAAAGCAGCTCCATTTCAGTGTAAGGCTGACAGAAGGGTCCTCCAGATTCAGAGATATCGTGGTGAGGAAGCAAGATGGCTTCACCCACATCTTCTTATCCACAAAGTCATCAAAAAATAACTCACTTAACCTGGAAGTGATGAACGAAATTCAGAATGCTCTGAATAAGGCTGCTGCTGATGACAGCAATCTGGTACTGCTTGGTGCCATTGGCCATGTCTTCTGTTCTGGCCTTGACTTTGATTACTTTAAGCAGCGTCTCTTGGtggacaagaaaagagaaagcatcaaGATGGCAGAAGCCATCAAAAGCTTTGtgaatattttcattcaat ttaagaaGCCTCTTATTGCAGCAGTCAACGGCCCAGCCATCCGACTGGGAGCTTCTATGTTGCCTCTTAGTGACGTGGTTTGGACTCATGAAAAGGCTTGCTTTCAAACACCCTACATCCACTTTGGCCAGAGTCCAGATGGCTGTTCCAGCTTTACCTTTGCCAGGATTATGGGAGAAGCTTCTGCCTATGAAATGTTACTCAATGGGCAGAAGCTGACAGCACAGGAGGCTTGTGAGAAGGGCCTGGTCTCCCAGGTATTTTGGCCACAGACTTTCACCCAGGAAGTCATGATTCGAATCAAGGAGCTCACCTCCTCTAATGCACTTGTCTTGACAGAGTCAAAAGCCCTAGTGCGCTTGGACACCAAGTTCTAA